GATTGGCTGATGCAGATGCCACAGCCAGCTGGTGTGAACGCTGGTATTTGCCGAAGCCAACAGGCAGGTGAGTTGTAAGGCGACACCGAACCAGATTAGGGCGCGACACTTTAAGATCTTCATCAATATCCCGTCGTGAGGTTCAGGCCGCAGAAAACCGCTTTACTAGGAGTAATTAATACATTTTTGACGTCCAAATTGCAAGCTGAATCGCCGAAGACGGTCTTAACACCTATTGCCAGCGCCATTGCTGATACTGGGTTCGTTTGATAGGTTGACCTACAATGATATTTCGAAAGCACGCCCCTAGTTTTTGGAGTTTGGCATTCGTCTGCCTCACCGCATTCACGGCCAGCGCGCAAACGAATTCCACCCCCAAGCCGATCATCACGGAAGACACCAAATTCGCCGCGCTTGCCACAAAATTGCAGACAAAAAGCGTGGATTTCGATCACATCTTTCAGGATCTCTGCCAGATGGTCATTACCAATGTTAATGCCAACGCCAAGACACGATTGGATGATCAGGTCCGAGCGATGTTTGGCGGACTATGGTTGTGGTGCCGCAACGGCGGCACGCCGGAATTCCAAGGACAGAACGACAAAGCCATGCACTTTATCGGTGGCGGCGCGTTCGAAGGTTACTTTGACGTCGGTCGCTCGGCGGCAATCATCAAAGAAGAAGTTGATCGCCAGGACCCCAATAACTATTTCGACCTCGACGATATGGCGGCCACGATGATGGGGGCGCGCTGGGTGGATATCGCCACAACCGAGAATGCCAAGCAGGCGCGGGCGTGGGTCGAGCTTTGGGCTTCGGGCAAGAGCACGCTGTCGCGCTCATTGCCCAAACTGCGTTGGGGACACATCGAACCTGGCAAGGACGCACCGCCGGAAAAGGTGAAGGCGGTGCTAGAGGCCGTCACGAAGGCGATTGTGCCGCCGGAAGTTCCGCAATAGCGGTCAGCAGCGCCGCCAATTTCTCAGCTGCCGATGAGGATTCGCGCACGGCCGCGCCGGTCTTCGCCGTCCGCCCCTGCGTGATCAACTTGCCAAGAGCATTTGCCAACGCTCTGGAATTGGCGCAATCCACGACTTCTCCCTCGGCGCCGTAATGGTGGTGCGAGATCACCCGACATTCCGCTCCCAACGCCTCCGCAATTGTCAGCCCGTAACTTTCATGCTTGGAAGGTGAAACAAAGATGTCCGCGCGTTGTAGCAGCGCCGCCTTCTGCGCACCGGTCACGTGCCCGGTAAACTCCACGCGCGCGGTCGTGACCCGCGCCGCGAGCCGTCGCAGCTTCTGTTCATACGCGCGCCCTTTCATGTATGCCGGCCCGCCACAGATGAACACCCGCGCCTTCTTGTCCGTGGAACCGAGATAGGGCAGGGCGGCCAGCAAACGCTCGATTCCTTTCTCCGGTGACAATCGACTGAGCGTGATGATGACGATCTCGTCGTCCGAAACATCGAGTTGGTAGGGCGCGACCGCCGGGCGCGCCGAATCCTGCGCCGCAATATTCCCCCATGGCAACACCGCAATCTTCTCCGGCGCGCACCACGGGTAACACCGCAAGATCACATCTCGCATCGGCGCCGAGGGCACGACGATCCGTGCGCTGTACCGCACGCACTGATACTGCTTCTCAAACACCAACTTCAACACGTCCGGCATAACGCCAAACCAACGAAACCGCGCCGCCGTTTCCGGTCGGATCAACCCCCGCAAATAGAACCGCGTGAAGTATTCAACCACATCCACATGAAAGATCGTCACGAGGCGATACCCGTGCTCGCCCAGCACCGTGAAGTCCGGCCCTTCGCTAATGTCATTGCAAAGGACCACGCATTGCTGCGGGTCACGCTTTAGGATCTCGCTCGTCGTCGCCCGCTCGAACTCCCGACAGAACCGCGCATATTGGAATTCGCTCATCTCCGCGAGACGGTAGGGCGCGACCGCCGGGCGCGCTGCTTCCCGGTGACCGAGGCCCACCGACTTCGGACTCAGCACCGCAAGCGGAAACGAACTCAGTTTGTGCCACTCACGAATCAAATAATCCGCAACCGCTTTCCCACCACCGAGCGGTTCCGAATCTGGAAATTGCGCATGGGCGGCGGAGTAGAGAATCTCAACATTCACAAAGAATGTTTTCTCCGGTCATTCCGAGCTTGTCGAGGAATCTCTGCCTTTTTCTCGGAACGGAACGACAGAGACCCTTCGACAAGTCCCGCACGGGCGGGATCCCGAGAACGGGACTCAGGGTGACACGTTCGGACGTTTGACCTTGTTGCAGCGCAGACCACACGCTAGCATGTTCACCATCATGAGCGCCGAG
This window of the Verrucomicrobiia bacterium genome carries:
- a CDS encoding glycosyltransferase family 4 protein, yielding MNVEILYSAAHAQFPDSEPLGGGKAVADYLIREWHKLSSFPLAVLSPKSVGLGHREAARPAVAPYRLAEMSEFQYARFCREFERATTSEILKRDPQQCVVLCNDISEGPDFTVLGEHGYRLVTIFHVDVVEYFTRFYLRGLIRPETAARFRWFGVMPDVLKLVFEKQYQCVRYSARIVVPSAPMRDVILRCYPWCAPEKIAVLPWGNIAAQDSARPAVAPYQLDVSDDEIVIITLSRLSPEKGIERLLAALPYLGSTDKKARVFICGGPAYMKGRAYEQKLRRLAARVTTARVEFTGHVTGAQKAALLQRADIFVSPSKHESYGLTIAEALGAECRVISHHHYGAEGEVVDCANSRALANALGKLITQGRTAKTGAAVRESSSAAEKLAALLTAIAELPAAQSPS